From the Ralstonia wenshanensis genome, the window GAAGGGCACGAGCGCGACCACCCACGCGATCGCCTTCACCACACGCAACTGCTTGGGCGGCAACATCGGCGGCAGCAGTGTCATGTCGGCCTCAGAAGTTCTTGCGCAGGTCCATACCCGCGTACAGCGGCGCGACCTGCTCATAGCCGTTGAACATCAGCGTCTTGCGCTTGGGTGCGAAGAGGCCGCCAAAGCCGCCCTTGTCTTCGCCGATGCGGCGTTCGGTAGCCTGGCTCCATCGCGGGTGGTCCACGGTCGGGTTCACATTGGAATAGAAGCCATATTCGTTGGCCGCAGCAAGGTTCCAACTCGTCGGCGGCTGCTTGTCGACAAAGCGGATCTTGACGATCGACTTGGCGCTCTTGAAGCCGTACTTCCACGGCACGATCACGCGCACGGGCGCACCGTTCTGATTCGGCAGCACCTGGCCGTAGAGCCCGAAGGTGAGCAGCGCCAAGGGATGCATCGCCTCGTCCAGGCGCAGGCCTTCGCTGTACGGCCACTCCAGCACGGGGCTGCTGATGCCGGGCATCTGGCGCTTGTCGGCCAGCGAGATGAATTGGATGTACTTGGCGCCGCCCTGGGGCTCCACCCGCTTGATCAGCTCGGCCAGCGGAAAGCCCACCCACGGAATCACCATCGACCAGCCCTCGACGCAACGCAGGCGGTAGACGCGCTCTTCCATCGGCGCGAGCTTCATCAGGTCGTCCAGGTCGTAGGTTTTGGGCGTCTTCACCAAGCCCTCCACGCTGACTTGCCAGGGGTGCGGGCGCAGCGTGCCGGCATAGCGCGCCGGGTCGGCCTTGTCGGTGCCGAACTCGTAGAAGTTGTTGTACGTGGTGACCTGGTCGTACGGGGTCGCTTTCTCCACGGTCGTGTACGCAGGATTCGGCTTGCCGGCCAGCTTGGCCAGCGACGGGTTGGCGGCAAAGGCCTCGCGTGAGGCCCACGGCGCCAGCGTTGCGCCGGCAGCGCCCATGGCGGCAGCGGCCAAAAAGCGACGGCGCTGCTCGAAGATGTGCTGCGGCGTGATCTCGCTGGCGGGGATGTCGTCGCCACGCAGCCAGCGGTCAGTCTTGATCAACATGATTCGTGGTCCTCGTTGTGCGGGAGCGCTGTCCCATGTGCGTTGGTCGTGCCCGCGCCGCCAACCTGACAGCGTGCGGGAAAAAAAGTTAGTGCTATTCCTTGCGGGGCGCAGGCCCGGTGAATTCGCTGTACTGCCGATAGACCACCTGGGCCACTTCCAGCAACTGCGTCCGCGCCAGCGGGCCGGCGACCGCAAACCCCAGACCGCGATCCGCCCAATAGAACGCCATCGGTGGCGGGTGATCCACCGCAGGATGAATCGCCTGCAGCACGCGGTTGTCGGGCGCGAGCGTCTCTAGCCGGAAACCGGTATCGCGATTGTTCGGCATGCGCCGTAACTGCACGGAGATCCGCGTGCCGCCCGGCCCCTCGTACATCAGCATGGCCGTCGGCGCATCCGCCACGACCGTCTGG encodes:
- the msrP gene encoding protein-methionine-sulfoxide reductase catalytic subunit MsrP; translation: MLIKTDRWLRGDDIPASEITPQHIFEQRRRFLAAAAMGAAGATLAPWASREAFAANPSLAKLAGKPNPAYTTVEKATPYDQVTTYNNFYEFGTDKADPARYAGTLRPHPWQVSVEGLVKTPKTYDLDDLMKLAPMEERVYRLRCVEGWSMVIPWVGFPLAELIKRVEPQGGAKYIQFISLADKRQMPGISSPVLEWPYSEGLRLDEAMHPLALLTFGLYGQVLPNQNGAPVRVIVPWKYGFKSAKSIVKIRFVDKQPPTSWNLAAANEYGFYSNVNPTVDHPRWSQATERRIGEDKGGFGGLFAPKRKTLMFNGYEQVAPLYAGMDLRKNF